The Arachis hypogaea cultivar Tifrunner chromosome 16, arahy.Tifrunner.gnm2.J5K5, whole genome shotgun sequence genome contains a region encoding:
- the LOC112756510 gene encoding nifU-like protein 1, chloroplastic, with translation MAAVTVTGTALPKTPSASSIRSFSGERFSVLIFWKNKRRISLTCSASNNTSSSSSSSSGLYSAQKYELTAANVDMVLEDVRPYLISDGGNVEVVSVEDGVISLRLQGACESCPSSTTTMKMGIERVLKEKFGDSVKEIQQLYDAEPKETTIEAVNNHLEILRPAIKNYGGSVEVVSIEGGECVVKYIGPDSIASGIKAAIKERFPDILNVTFQAWDSHQ, from the exons aTGGCGGCAGTAACAGTTACAGGCACGGCGCTGCCGAAGACACCATCGGCGTCTTCAATCAGGAGTTTCAGTGGTGAAAGGTTTTCGGTTCTGATATTTTGGAAGAACAAGAGAAGAATCTCACTGACCTGTTCTGCATCCAACAACACAagctcttcttcatcttcatcttctggATTGTACTCTGCTCAGAAATATGAACTGACGGCAGCAAACGTGGACATGGTTCTAGAGGACGTTCGGCCTTACCTGATTTCTGACGGCGGCAACGTGGAAGTGGTTTCTGTGGAAGACGGCGTCATATCTCTCAGACTCCAAGGAGCATGCGAGTCTTGTCCCAGCTCAACCACCACCATGAAGATGGGAATCGAACGCGTCCTCAAAGAAAAATTCGGAGACTCCGTCAAAGAAATTCAGCAACTATACGATGCTGAACCCAAGGAAACCACCATTGAg gCGGTGAATAATCATCTTGAGATATTGAGACCTGCCATTAAGAACTACGGAGGAAGCGTGGAAGTGGTTTCCATTGAAGGCGGTGAGTGCGTTGTGAAGTATATTGGACCTGACTCCATTGCTTCTGGCATCAAAGCTGCCATCAAGGAGAGGTTCCCTGACATTCTCAATGTCACCTTCCAAGCCTGGGATTCCCATCAGTAA
- the LOC112756508 gene encoding patatin-like protein 2 isoform X4, which produces MPKVGYQVEKMDGSPIPDDDNGRLVTILSIDGGGVRGVIPGYILAFLEAELQKLDGADARIVDYFDYIAGASTGGIVTAMLTKPSTQDGQPCAAKEINTFYREKGPKIFSEEAENLNISKQYVESYVSRLEESESTWFRKKIKGCISRAMKVGAWLGAKSLASLYSSEPLEEAITEILGDFRLADTLTNVVIPAYDVARLQPVIFSTQQAKRKKSAVKLADVIMSTTAAPYYFRPHKFSVGGENYTLIDGGIAANNPTIFAMNEVSRMNAHKTSTAIEDPDYSKFLVLSLGTGSGKLDGHEVLDGGLLGWFNPLTGSPPLVDVLFRASDAMVDRCTSLILGRHNCLHNFLRVQDSTLPGNQTKLHDASKDNIDALESIAKELLNQSIKVVNPASGLHETPNGSLFVNGRVPTNREAITCFARRLSAERRRRAEQ; this is translated from the exons ATGCCTAAAGTTGGATATCAAGTAGAGAAGATGGATGGAAGTCCAATACCTGATGATGATAACGGACGACTTGTTACCATACTTAGCATTGATGGAGGAGGGGTACGTGGTGTTATCCCAGGGTATATTCTAGCCTTCCTTGAGGCCGAACTTCAG aaacttgaTGGTGCAGATGCGCGGATAGTGGACTACTTTGATTATATTGCAGGGGCAAGCACTGGGGGGATCGTGACAGCAATGCTTACAAAGCCATCCACACAAGATGGCCAACCCTGTGCTGCAAAAGAAATCAATACATTTTATCGTGAAAAAGgcccaaaaatattttctgaagaAGCAGAGAATTTGAATATCTCCAAACAATATGTCGAAag TTATGTCTCTCGTCTAGAAGAATCTGAATCAACGTGGTTTCGCAAGAAGATAAAGGGCTGTATATCACGGGCTATGAAAGTTGGGGCGTGGCTTGGGGCAAAGTCATTGGCTTCTCTATATAGCAGCGAGCCTCTTGAAGAAGCAATCACTGAGATTCTTGGAGATTTTCGCTTGGCTGATACTTTGACAAATGTTGTTATTCCTGCTTATGACGTGGCTCGCCTCCAGCCTGTCATATTCTCTACACAGCAG GCTAAGAGGAAGAAATCTGCTGTAAAGTTGGCTGATGTGATCATGAGCACAACTGCTGCTCCTTATTATTTCCGTCCACATAAGTTCTCTGTTGGTGGTGAAAATTATACTCTAATTGATGGCGGAATAGCAGCCAACAATCCT acaatctttgccatgaatgaaGTGTCAAGGATGAATGCACACAAGACAAGTACTGCAATTGAAGATCCAGATTACAGTAAATTCTTGGTTCTGTCTCTCGGGACGGGCAGTGGAAAGCTAGATGGTCATGAAGTTCTAGATGGAGGTTTACTAGGTTGGTTTAACCCGCTAACAGGATCGCCACCATTGGTTGACGTTCTCTTCAGAGCTTCTGATGCCATGGTAGACAGGTGCACGTCACTTATACTAGGGCGACACAACTGTCTGCACAATTTCCTCCGAGTTCAG GATTCCACTTTGCCCGGCAACCAAACCAAGTTACATGATGCAAGCAAAGACAACATTGATGCCTTGGAGAGCATTGCCAAAGAGCTTCTGAATCAGTCCATTAAAGTGGTTAACCCAGCATCAGGATTGCACGAAACGCCTAATGGAAGCTTGTTTGTAAATGGAAGGGTGCCCACCAATCGCGAGGCAATTACTTG CTTTGCAAGAAGGTTGTCGGCAGAAAGAAGGCGCCGTGCGGAACAGTGA
- the LOC112756508 gene encoding patatin-like protein 2 isoform X3, translating into MPKVGYQVEKMDGSPIPDDDNGRLVTILSIDGGGVRGVIPGYILAFLEAELQKLDGADARIVDYFDYIAGASTGGIVTAMLTKPSTQDGQPCAAKEINTFYREKGPKIFSEEAENLNISKQYVESYVSRLEESESTWFRKKIKGCISRAMKVGAWLGAKSLASLYSSEPLEEAITEILGDFRLADTLTNVVIPAYDVARLQPVIFSTQQAKRKKSAVKLADVIMSTTAAPYYFRPHKFSVGGENYTLIDGGIAANNPTIFAMNEVSRMNAHKTSTAIEDPDYSKFLVLSLGTGSGKLDGHEVLDGGLLGWFNPLTGSPPLVDVLFRASDAMVDRCTSLILGRHNCLHNFLRVQDSTLPGNQTKLHDASKDNIDALESIAKELLNQSIKVVNPASGLHETPNGSLFVNGRVPTNREAITWYKLLVTIRTISFLLIVVQFYLC; encoded by the exons ATGCCTAAAGTTGGATATCAAGTAGAGAAGATGGATGGAAGTCCAATACCTGATGATGATAACGGACGACTTGTTACCATACTTAGCATTGATGGAGGAGGGGTACGTGGTGTTATCCCAGGGTATATTCTAGCCTTCCTTGAGGCCGAACTTCAG aaacttgaTGGTGCAGATGCGCGGATAGTGGACTACTTTGATTATATTGCAGGGGCAAGCACTGGGGGGATCGTGACAGCAATGCTTACAAAGCCATCCACACAAGATGGCCAACCCTGTGCTGCAAAAGAAATCAATACATTTTATCGTGAAAAAGgcccaaaaatattttctgaagaAGCAGAGAATTTGAATATCTCCAAACAATATGTCGAAag TTATGTCTCTCGTCTAGAAGAATCTGAATCAACGTGGTTTCGCAAGAAGATAAAGGGCTGTATATCACGGGCTATGAAAGTTGGGGCGTGGCTTGGGGCAAAGTCATTGGCTTCTCTATATAGCAGCGAGCCTCTTGAAGAAGCAATCACTGAGATTCTTGGAGATTTTCGCTTGGCTGATACTTTGACAAATGTTGTTATTCCTGCTTATGACGTGGCTCGCCTCCAGCCTGTCATATTCTCTACACAGCAG GCTAAGAGGAAGAAATCTGCTGTAAAGTTGGCTGATGTGATCATGAGCACAACTGCTGCTCCTTATTATTTCCGTCCACATAAGTTCTCTGTTGGTGGTGAAAATTATACTCTAATTGATGGCGGAATAGCAGCCAACAATCCT acaatctttgccatgaatgaaGTGTCAAGGATGAATGCACACAAGACAAGTACTGCAATTGAAGATCCAGATTACAGTAAATTCTTGGTTCTGTCTCTCGGGACGGGCAGTGGAAAGCTAGATGGTCATGAAGTTCTAGATGGAGGTTTACTAGGTTGGTTTAACCCGCTAACAGGATCGCCACCATTGGTTGACGTTCTCTTCAGAGCTTCTGATGCCATGGTAGACAGGTGCACGTCACTTATACTAGGGCGACACAACTGTCTGCACAATTTCCTCCGAGTTCAG GATTCCACTTTGCCCGGCAACCAAACCAAGTTACATGATGCAAGCAAAGACAACATTGATGCCTTGGAGAGCATTGCCAAAGAGCTTCTGAATCAGTCCATTAAAGTGGTTAACCCAGCATCAGGATTGCACGAAACGCCTAATGGAAGCTTGTTTGTAAATGGAAGGGTGCCCACCAATCGCGAGGCAATTACTTGGTATAAACTTTTAGTTACCATTCGTACAATTTCATTCTTGTTGATCGTAGTTCAATTTTACCTCTgctga
- the LOC112756508 gene encoding patatin-like protein 2 isoform X1 gives MPKVGYQVEKMDGSPIPDDDNGRLVTILSIDGGGVRGVIPGYILAFLEAELQKLDGADARIVDYFDYIAGASTGGIVTAMLTKPSTQDGQPCAAKEINTFYREKGPKIFSEEAENLNISKQYVESYVSRLEESESTWFRKKIKGCISRAMKVGAWLGAKSLASLYSSEPLEEAITEILGDFRLADTLTNVVIPAYDVARLQPVIFSTQQAKRKKSAVKLADVIMSTTAAPYYFRPHKFSVGGENYTLIDGGIAANNPCDSSNMMLWIIQTIFAMNEVSRMNAHKTSTAIEDPDYSKFLVLSLGTGSGKLDGHEVLDGGLLGWFNPLTGSPPLVDVLFRASDAMVDRCTSLILGRHNCLHNFLRVQDSTLPGNQTKLHDASKDNIDALESIAKELLNQSIKVVNPASGLHETPNGSLFVNGRVPTNREAITWYKLLVTIRTISFLLIVVQFYLC, from the exons ATGCCTAAAGTTGGATATCAAGTAGAGAAGATGGATGGAAGTCCAATACCTGATGATGATAACGGACGACTTGTTACCATACTTAGCATTGATGGAGGAGGGGTACGTGGTGTTATCCCAGGGTATATTCTAGCCTTCCTTGAGGCCGAACTTCAG aaacttgaTGGTGCAGATGCGCGGATAGTGGACTACTTTGATTATATTGCAGGGGCAAGCACTGGGGGGATCGTGACAGCAATGCTTACAAAGCCATCCACACAAGATGGCCAACCCTGTGCTGCAAAAGAAATCAATACATTTTATCGTGAAAAAGgcccaaaaatattttctgaagaAGCAGAGAATTTGAATATCTCCAAACAATATGTCGAAag TTATGTCTCTCGTCTAGAAGAATCTGAATCAACGTGGTTTCGCAAGAAGATAAAGGGCTGTATATCACGGGCTATGAAAGTTGGGGCGTGGCTTGGGGCAAAGTCATTGGCTTCTCTATATAGCAGCGAGCCTCTTGAAGAAGCAATCACTGAGATTCTTGGAGATTTTCGCTTGGCTGATACTTTGACAAATGTTGTTATTCCTGCTTATGACGTGGCTCGCCTCCAGCCTGTCATATTCTCTACACAGCAG GCTAAGAGGAAGAAATCTGCTGTAAAGTTGGCTGATGTGATCATGAGCACAACTGCTGCTCCTTATTATTTCCGTCCACATAAGTTCTCTGTTGGTGGTGAAAATTATACTCTAATTGATGGCGGAATAGCAGCCAACAATCCT TGTGATTCATCAAATATGATGTTATGGATCATTCAgacaatctttgccatgaatgaaGTGTCAAGGATGAATGCACACAAGACAAGTACTGCAATTGAAGATCCAGATTACAGTAAATTCTTGGTTCTGTCTCTCGGGACGGGCAGTGGAAAGCTAGATGGTCATGAAGTTCTAGATGGAGGTTTACTAGGTTGGTTTAACCCGCTAACAGGATCGCCACCATTGGTTGACGTTCTCTTCAGAGCTTCTGATGCCATGGTAGACAGGTGCACGTCACTTATACTAGGGCGACACAACTGTCTGCACAATTTCCTCCGAGTTCAG GATTCCACTTTGCCCGGCAACCAAACCAAGTTACATGATGCAAGCAAAGACAACATTGATGCCTTGGAGAGCATTGCCAAAGAGCTTCTGAATCAGTCCATTAAAGTGGTTAACCCAGCATCAGGATTGCACGAAACGCCTAATGGAAGCTTGTTTGTAAATGGAAGGGTGCCCACCAATCGCGAGGCAATTACTTGGTATAAACTTTTAGTTACCATTCGTACAATTTCATTCTTGTTGATCGTAGTTCAATTTTACCTCTgctga
- the LOC112756508 gene encoding patatin-like protein 2 isoform X2 has translation MPKVGYQVEKMDGSPIPDDDNGRLVTILSIDGGGVRGVIPGYILAFLEAELQKLDGADARIVDYFDYIAGASTGGIVTAMLTKPSTQDGQPCAAKEINTFYREKGPKIFSEEAENLNISKQYVESYVSRLEESESTWFRKKIKGCISRAMKVGAWLGAKSLASLYSSEPLEEAITEILGDFRLADTLTNVVIPAYDVARLQPVIFSTQQAKRKKSAVKLADVIMSTTAAPYYFRPHKFSVGGENYTLIDGGIAANNPCDSSNMMLWIIQTIFAMNEVSRMNAHKTSTAIEDPDYSKFLVLSLGTGSGKLDGHEVLDGGLLGWFNPLTGSPPLVDVLFRASDAMVDRCTSLILGRHNCLHNFLRVQDSTLPGNQTKLHDASKDNIDALESIAKELLNQSIKVVNPASGLHETPNGSLFVNGRVPTNREAITCFARRLSAERRRRAEQ, from the exons ATGCCTAAAGTTGGATATCAAGTAGAGAAGATGGATGGAAGTCCAATACCTGATGATGATAACGGACGACTTGTTACCATACTTAGCATTGATGGAGGAGGGGTACGTGGTGTTATCCCAGGGTATATTCTAGCCTTCCTTGAGGCCGAACTTCAG aaacttgaTGGTGCAGATGCGCGGATAGTGGACTACTTTGATTATATTGCAGGGGCAAGCACTGGGGGGATCGTGACAGCAATGCTTACAAAGCCATCCACACAAGATGGCCAACCCTGTGCTGCAAAAGAAATCAATACATTTTATCGTGAAAAAGgcccaaaaatattttctgaagaAGCAGAGAATTTGAATATCTCCAAACAATATGTCGAAag TTATGTCTCTCGTCTAGAAGAATCTGAATCAACGTGGTTTCGCAAGAAGATAAAGGGCTGTATATCACGGGCTATGAAAGTTGGGGCGTGGCTTGGGGCAAAGTCATTGGCTTCTCTATATAGCAGCGAGCCTCTTGAAGAAGCAATCACTGAGATTCTTGGAGATTTTCGCTTGGCTGATACTTTGACAAATGTTGTTATTCCTGCTTATGACGTGGCTCGCCTCCAGCCTGTCATATTCTCTACACAGCAG GCTAAGAGGAAGAAATCTGCTGTAAAGTTGGCTGATGTGATCATGAGCACAACTGCTGCTCCTTATTATTTCCGTCCACATAAGTTCTCTGTTGGTGGTGAAAATTATACTCTAATTGATGGCGGAATAGCAGCCAACAATCCT TGTGATTCATCAAATATGATGTTATGGATCATTCAgacaatctttgccatgaatgaaGTGTCAAGGATGAATGCACACAAGACAAGTACTGCAATTGAAGATCCAGATTACAGTAAATTCTTGGTTCTGTCTCTCGGGACGGGCAGTGGAAAGCTAGATGGTCATGAAGTTCTAGATGGAGGTTTACTAGGTTGGTTTAACCCGCTAACAGGATCGCCACCATTGGTTGACGTTCTCTTCAGAGCTTCTGATGCCATGGTAGACAGGTGCACGTCACTTATACTAGGGCGACACAACTGTCTGCACAATTTCCTCCGAGTTCAG GATTCCACTTTGCCCGGCAACCAAACCAAGTTACATGATGCAAGCAAAGACAACATTGATGCCTTGGAGAGCATTGCCAAAGAGCTTCTGAATCAGTCCATTAAAGTGGTTAACCCAGCATCAGGATTGCACGAAACGCCTAATGGAAGCTTGTTTGTAAATGGAAGGGTGCCCACCAATCGCGAGGCAATTACTTG CTTTGCAAGAAGGTTGTCGGCAGAAAGAAGGCGCCGTGCGGAACAGTGA